aggctgaaagacagacgccgagctggacttcttgctgttggactagtaacATTAGCCGGCTgatatgtcttgtgttgtttcaCTTGCTCAATGttatacacgtgtacagctgtccacatTTACGACAGtagtattgcactctgaaactagGTAGGTaagtaatgttgctttaaatataaaGTGACATGCTTTCTTATAGCTGTCATTTATGTGTTCgaaaattcaataaacaaaaaaaaaaaaatatatataaaaatatatatatatatagaaaaatattatatatataaaaatatatatatatatattatattatatatatatataaagtgaCATCCAGCacctggttagcttagcttagcatgaaaaCTGTCTTTAGGCCATGTACAATGTTAAACAGTGTGCTTTGGAGATGTCGGTAGgaagattttgttacctttggacagatcCAGACTAGGTGTTACCCCGATTCAAGTTTTTACGCTAAGCTATGATATCCAGCTGCCATCACCAGCTTAGTGGTATCAATCTTATCATCTAACTCccagcaagaaagtgaatatgcacatatcccaaaatgtcaaactactcctTTAATTGTACATCCAAgcttaaaaagtcaaaatgtgcgATTTCAATGAGTTTAAAGGACTACTTACTGCGCCATCAGCCTGACTAGTCTCATCCAGcatctctgtgctctgtgcctTTTTCAGCCTAGGAGAAGATAATTAGAATTTTCAATTAGACCTCTTGTACATAATGATAAAAATTCATCAAATCAAGCCAGACATAATGTGCAGTGCCATGTGGCAGAGAGGTAAGAAGCTCttctcatatttttattcattgtggACATGAAGCTGTACCTCGATAAGAAGAACTGCAATGAATAGAAGCATTTAAAGTAACTGAAGGCCACGCTATGAACTCACTTTGCCCTGTCTGCGGATGCACGCTTTGAGAGtctcttcttattttctttgctttcactgcaaaacaaagtaaaaacagaaagtaagGACTTGtgctgtttatatttaaaatataaaaaaacaaaacagaagtggCCCTATAAACAACCTTTTTCCTTTAAACAACAGTTGCAGGGCTGTGTGCCTCTGATGTGACCTTTTCAGTGAAAATGAAGGCTTAAATGTGAGATTATAGTGTCTTTGTGGGCAGGTAGATGACCACGGCTGCCTTGGCTTCCCTACTGCTGTTTAAACACCTGTTGGATAATAGTCGTCCTGAGATAACCATCTGCCAGCTGGGGACTtaggataacacacacacatccagaacATCATAAGCCAGCCAAGGACATTGGAAGACCGGCACATTGAGGTGATTCATTCAATATTTGAGGTATTGTCTTTGCAAAATGTCAGATGTTTCACCTcagatgacacaaacacagacagtgtcaCACCAAAATCTCGAGGCACAGATTGGACAGACTCAGCAAAGCCCTCTGCACTCTCAGTGTGTACGACGTGTCCTAAATGTGTTACATGCGTGCTCTCACCTCTCCAGGGTCTTCAGTTCACTGCTGTGTCTCTCCGTGGCCATCTCCATCAGTTTGGTCAGTCTCTGTCACAACAGAAGAGGATAGTGACACAATCacagtcaaaataaagctcagaAAAATGGCTCTGAATAACAACATCCATGCTTTGTGCGATTCAAGtctttaatcaaaacaaaaattctgcctttttaatttaattgccATGAACTTTTGCTTTATACATGATCAGCGTATTGGATCTGGATCTGTATGCAACATGCAAACTCACTTTTCACTGCACGGCACTCCTACAATATGGTCCACACTCTGTCTAATGAGGTGACAACCCTTGAAAAGTTACCTGATTGACCCCTTAGTCTCATACAGATTCAGAGCTTATGGTAAGAGTACCACAGAGACTCTAAAGCCCCTGGCTGCTCGCCTGTGATCGCAGatacacagcacagagaggtAAAATTAGGTGCTCTACGAGAGATGTCATAGATGTTAGATGTAATAAAGACAGCCAAGAGGTGGGTATAAGGAGAGTGGTGATTGAATGAGGAGCACATGAGAGCAGGTTATGATAGGACGAGGAGCAAATCTTGACTTTCCTtcatatataaattaaatgcaaaaaTTTACACTGAAATTTGCCAAATagcaaaaaaatcaatataaagGCCCCTCTTTCACTACACAGATGAACCTACTACCGATCAGGCAGCAAAATGACTGATGGACCACTCAGTTTTAGCGATGATAAATGTCTTCTTCTGAAATGCAGtggagaggaagcagaaaagAAAGTACACTAAATGTGTACTTGAACCTCCaatcattgatttttttggccacttgggggcaatgtaataagattttttaataaaaccatAACATAAAGTTGCTGCAGCTAAGGCGCTACCAAACACTATTTACACAATCTGCAGGTAGAGCAACATTGGCATTAAGAGTCGTGTTTCTGCCCACGTAACATTTTAAATTGGAAACCGAACTTTAAAACTGGTCTTTTACCGACCTCTGTAGCACActgctctttcttcttcctcagctgATCGTTCTGCTCCGACCACAAAGCCTGCAGCTCAACCTGCATTTTGTCCTTCTGTTCCTGCGCACGTTCTGTCACTACACTGTTGTCAGTGGTGTTTCCCCCTCCCCTAGAGGAAACATAACACGATACAACATAACAGGACATATGCAAGGGGAATAGAGTTTATCGACTAACAGTCACTACCCCTCAGAGTACAGGAATTAATGCATAATACTGTGGTTACTGGAAATCCTGTACAGCAAAGCTCATTTGGCCTTGAATAAACCTTGTTTTGTTAGTGTGCACAAAAAGCACTGCAGCCTATATTCACTTAGTTGTTCTCTTCATCCTCTAATATTCTGCCTCAGCTAGGAAAACACATTAGCCGAGGAATATTCTCAGTGCTTCTAAATCTAATCTCATTAATGACAgggaccaaaacaacaacaacttcattAGTGGGTCAATATTAATATGCTGTAGAATTCAATGCTACTTTGTAGGAAACAGAACAATCTTTGGTGAatgacaaacataaacaatTGGACTGGAtcttttgtccaaaaaaaataaatctcaaaaCTGATCTTGAGAAGCTcgaaaacaacaaatgaatcCCCTTACTCTTTTTTCTTCACTGAGGCCTTCTTCTTTATGGCCTTGAAACAATCAGAATATTTCTGAATCAGatcctctccttttttctgatacttcttttctgcttctttcatctctttctcttggCGCTTGATGACCTTCAGATAGTTCTTGTGCTGTGTCAGTTCTTCAGTAGTCACAGTTGAAGgctctgcagcagaaacacacagggcTTTGTTGTGAGAATCCTCCTTCTTGTGTCGACACTGGATATGCAACTCATCTATTCAACAAGAAATGTCTGCATTGGACTGTATTTTGCCTGTACTGACAAAAGGAAAATTGAGGAGCACAACACATGAAATACTTAGGTGTTACCTTCACTGGATGTCGGTGGCTGAGATGACTCATCTGATCCTGCAGACTCAGGAGTTGCACTTGCTGGACAGGGCACGGCAACAACAGCAGGCTCTTCTGGAGCAGCTTCTGTGCCTGGTTTATCATCTGAAGCAGGCTCTGGGTTTATGCTGGAGTCATTGTCCGGctcctcttttgtttcctcagctggctctggctctggctctggctctggctctggctctggctcttgCTCAGGAGCTGCTTCTTTCTCAGGGGCTGCCTCTTCAGGGGGTGGAACAGCTTCAGGACTGGTTTCGGATGCAGCCGGGGCTGGATCTTCAGCAGGAGTGTCAGCAGGAGTTTGAGGAGGTTCTTCAGGTTCAGCTTCAGGTTGTGGAGGGTCTGACTTGTTCTCAGCCTCTTCTTTAGGTTCTTCTGCACTTGCTTCTGGTGGAGATGATTCGTCTTTGGCATCAACTGGTGGTGTAGGTTCAGATGCGGCCTTTTCTAAAGGAGATGGAAAGTTCAGTGATCAAATGCAGCTTCTTAATTCAGCACTTGGCTTGTTGATACCTAAGCTCTGAACTGTGTCACCAGCTTCATTACCTGCAGCAGGGGCTTCACTTTCTTTAGCTTTGTCTGCGGGTGTTTGGTCTGCAAGAGGCAACTCATAGGGAGAAACGTAGTTGGCAGATGACTGCATGGGCACAAAAAGGACAGGAACATCACAGTCAAACAAGGGTGGTCATCTCCCATGAAGTTAATTAGTGCTGCAGGTTTAAAAGAGAGCTAAGGATAGTACTGATTTTTAGTCAATGATGGCTGAGTTAAGTTTCCTTTAACTGCTTTTTGTTACCTCCTTTGGGGGCTTTGTGGTCTTCTCCCCCTTTGTTGGGTTAAACAAGGCATCTGTGAAATCTGGGGTAGGATAAAAATGCATCAGTGCACAATGCAGgattaaaaacactaaatattgCAGAGCTCAACACATCGAACCTAAATCAGTCTTGTCCCTAAGTGACACGCAAATACATCTAGTTGCAACAGAggattttttcttgtttcttttgcaaaaacacagtgaaaaaagaCAGACCTGCAAAGGCAGCAGGGATGTAGTCCTTGACCTCAATGTACACAAAGAGAGCAGGCAGTGTGAGAGGCATGTTGCTCTCACTGCGCAGACATATGTGATGGAAACCTACAGGGCATAAACCAAACCTTGGTGAATGAAAAACAAGGCGCTAGCTTCCCTGATGCGACTAAAACACATGAGCAGATATTCTGTGCCCTTGACGACtctgtgatgttttaaattatgtaGATTAGATGAAGCATGAAatgaagtgtttctttttttctcactttcactGACCTGATTGGATGGCATCAAGTGGGATGATCCTGTGTCCTAAGAATTTACCGTTCTCTTCATGGACTACAAGTCTTAGAGAGGCCATTTCTGGGAGCAGGATCTATCCatcatgacaacaacaaatatattaagaaaaacagcagcaacagcacaaGGCCAAGGCAAAATGGCTGATTCCACTCAAACACATTCACCCTCACATATATTTGAAAATTTTTATCTACTCATACACACCTTCTCGAAAACAAAAGGCTCCTCATTCCACACTGGGTCAATGGCGTTGGGTGTGGGGGACCACTTGGTGCGATACTTCTTCTTGGGGTCTCCCGGAAGCCCAATGATCTCCACTTCGACTCCTGTTTTCACATTCTTGTCAGACAGAAACTGGCCTGAATAGATCTAATGAGAGAGGTGAATAATATTTGAgggcatacagtacatgtatgaaTAGCTAACAGTATGGATGTGTCCCGTTGTGTGGACCCATGTTCAGGACATGGTGGATATAAATAGAGCTCAGGTTTTCACCGCAGAGACCGCTGAATACCAGGAACCATGTATCAGTCTCAGCATGAAGCTTGTATTATTGTGAACTGCACCTAAACAAGAGGGGAAACCAACatagctacacacacacacacacacacacgcacacacacacacacacacacacacacacacacacacacacacacacacacacacacacagactttccAAAGCAGGAGGCAAATTTATTTAGAAGAGCAAAACTAGCTGTAAGCTTCACCCATATCACTTTCCCTTCAGTGCAATATCTTAAAGGATGCAGCTTTAgttggtgatttttttaaattttaggtttaaagtcattattttcacattttatatttagtttgcaGAGATACTAAGATCCCTATAAGGAACACACCACAGGGATGGTTTTTGATGCATAATAATAGCAAGGCGGTGGACCTGCCTTTATGGTTAATGTGCTTGCCACAACGGTGTCAATCCTGTCACAGAAAGGGTCAAACTTCTTGTCACTGCGACGCAGAACATCATGCTTGAGCAGGTAGCCCGTTCTGCCGTTGAATTCAAACAGAGACATGTTCAGCTGCATGGGGAAATCTGAAAATAGACACAAATAGATCCATTCATGCCCCCTCTCTTCAGCACAAGGAGAAGCAGTGAATGCTTGGGATGCAAAGCACAGCAGAGGCCTTTGCAGCACAAAGAGGTGCAACACTGTCCCGTTGTGGTGAAAAACAGAAGCTCAGgtttatagatatatagatatgtcAGGAACAGTGACATGCTATCAGGTGGTGAGACACATTTATGGCATTTTAAGCGGTTATCAGTGCATTGTGTGGTCATTTCTACCCATTGTCTGGTAGTTGAGCGCCACCAACTGGCAGCCTACGTTCCAAAAAGGCTGGGGGCTGTAGTTGGATGAGTCCATTCTTGTTCCTTTGGGGTAAATCCTGCTCATCTGCCTTTTATTGTATCTGAGAAAGACAGTTTAGGAAGCACAGTTTGTATTGTATTATGACAGcatgacaaaaatatatttcctgtcattttaaatcagtgcATTTAAACCAGGTTGCCTTGTTTTGGAGCATGACATCTGCAGTATACCCTTAAAGGATACTCGACAAATTCAACAGCACTCTTGGCAATCATCGCCTCTCCTTTGGTCTCCACAAAAGATGAGATGACAtaactcttgtttttctctatGAAGGAAGAAAAGGATGGCACAAATCACACTGACTTTGATTTGTCTacctgtgattttgtttttttgggtgcTGTCAGAATATATTTTTTCCGCATTTGTGTTAAATTTATGAAGACATACTTTTGGCATTGTCAAAAGAGATGAATTTGTTGGGCTGGATGTAGTTGACAATGGATGACATTGCCTCATATGCTGTTACTTCTTGTCCAGCTGTGCCCTGTGGGGGAATGACAGGAAGTTAAGTGATGTTTAAACTGTTTCAGCAGGACACAGATGATGTGAAGCCATAAAACTGTCACCACAACAGCATAATCTACCTCATCTGatgtcttcattttctcctcatcCTGTTCCTCTGTATCTTCTTGCTCTTCGTTGTCCTCTGCAGCTGCGTCACCCTCTGGTTAAACAAGTAAACATGTCAGTGATGCCTAAAAATAACTAAACAGGCCTGTTTTTGGAGCGTAATCTGATTTGGCTTGAGATTCATTTCGTCCACCTTGGTTCTCCTGGGTACTGGGTGCTGGGTTGGAGGGATCCTGGGAAGTGGTGTTTGGGTCTTGGGCGGGTGCATCTGTGGGTGCATCTGTGGTTGTGGTTGCAGTTGCAGTTGCGGTTACGGTTACGGCCTGGTCAGGGGctgcagcagcattttttttagtttgggCTGGCTTTTCATGGCTGCCCTTCTTGTTCTTGATGAGGATCTTGCCCATGAGCTCAGACGGGCTGGGGATCTGCTGGCCCGGCTTTAGCTAGATATCacagataaacagaaagaaacctAAAACTAACTCAGGGTAAACACTGACAAAACACACTACAGCAGCATTGTCAAATTTTAAGTGTTGCTTTTGTGAATGTGGAGAACTCAAAGGAATAAGTTTGACGCCTTGAGGAATAAACTTATTTGAGTTTTTGTAAAGATCCATCAATTCCACTCGGTATGGaaacatgaagctacagccagcagctgcttagcttagcttagcacaaacactggaaacagttACATGGCTGAGCACCAGCAAGGCTCAATAATTAACataatgtatgtatttgtttaatttgcacCTTCCTTGGACTCtccactggttgcctggcaactgttCAGCAACAACAAGATTCTAGGTTCCTACGCCCACTCAAGAAATATCCAGAGACAAAAAACGCCATAAAACTACActtttgtttaatctgtgctattgttcttttgctttgtttttttatatattttgacagagccaggctagctgtttccccatGTTTCCTTTAAAGGAAtacaatacattaaatatgttggaaaatagttgctgaaaacatgtgaaaagacatatattactgaaatgcagagaacagtttttcaccagttttcagtccaggattttgtgggcggtcctaaagggtggctcgatgacacactgaggccaccctgagcatacccttGCACCCttagcagagagatggagatgaattcatttctcgttactttttttaaagttagtcatctcattttctgaactcatctgacacgtttcagtcgcttcagaATTTCTGCTtactgctcccatgagtggctgtggcttcagcacattcagcagacacgcccccacagtcatGACAAACACAAGCTAATCAACTGCTAACTGTAGCTTCCAGACAAACATGAACGTTTTATCATTGTTCTCATGTCgccaagaaaacaacatttcccaaaatgtcaaaccattt
This DNA window, taken from Larimichthys crocea isolate SSNF chromosome XXIV, L_crocea_2.0, whole genome shotgun sequence, encodes the following:
- the plcb2 gene encoding 1-phosphatidylinositol 4,5-bisphosphate phosphodiesterase beta-2; amino-acid sequence: MNKKRHFLDPPVIKDYLVKGERFTKWSEDSTKTHPVTMKMDPKGFYIYWITQSKETTFLDIQTIRDTRTGKYAKLPKHPKVRNVFNLDFPESNHLAKTLTIVSGPDTVNLTYHNFFASKEKVTQNWASDILAIAYNAARNNACRHVFLEKIYIRISLHTNKDGKIPVKNIYKMFPADKKRVESALASAHLPKGKYDTMKPDVFTETAFRAFLINLCPRPEIYEIFTSYSNKPTMTKENFTKFLNEKQRDSRLNEELFPRLRQDQIKALIDKYEPATTNSNRSLISPEGLLYFLMGSETSVVMQDRLAISQEMTQPIPHYFIKSSHNTYLTAGQFSGVSSPEMYRQCLLSGCRCLELDCWKGKPPDEEPIITHGFTMTTEILFKDVIEAINECAFKTSQYPVILSFENHVDSVKQQEKMANYCKTIFGDALLTEPLDKYPLKPGQQIPSPSELMGKILIKNKKGSHEKPAQTKKNAAAAPDQAVTVTATATATTTTDAPTDAPAQDPNTTSQDPSNPAPSTQENQEGDAAAEDNEEQEDTEEQDEEKMKTSDEGTAGQEVTAYEAMSSIVNYIQPNKFISFDNAKKKNKSYVISSFVETKGEAMIAKSAVEFVEYNKRQMSRIYPKGTRMDSSNYSPQPFWNVGCQLVALNYQTMDFPMQLNMSLFEFNGRTGYLLKHDVLRRSDKKFDPFCDRIDTVVASTLTIKIYSGQFLSDKNVKTGVEVEIIGLPGDPKKKYRTKWSPTPNAIDPVWNEEPFVFEKILLPEMASLRLVVHEENGKFLGHRIIPLDAIQSGFHHICLRSESNMPLTLPALFVYIEVKDYIPAAFADFTDALFNPTKGEKTTKPPKESSANYVSPYELPLADQTPADKAKESEAPAAEKAASEPTPPVDAKDESSPPEASAEEPKEEAENKSDPPQPEAEPEEPPQTPADTPAEDPAPAASETSPEAVPPPEEAAPEKEAAPEQEPEPEPEPEPEPEPAEETKEEPDNDSSINPEPASDDKPGTEAAPEEPAVVAVPCPASATPESAGSDESSQPPTSSEEPSTVTTEELTQHKNYLKVIKRQEKEMKEAEKKYQKKGEDLIQKYSDCFKAIKKKASVKKKEGGGNTTDNSVVTERAQEQKDKMQVELQALWSEQNDQLRKKKEQCATERLTKLMEMATERHSSELKTLESESKENKKRLSKRASADRAKLKKAQSTEMLDETSQADGASPDFSAQQEALMKKQAATLEEIKTLTNQLNQEALKDHEQKVRSLPAEVKEAVNSCVGAHFPEMVDQAGDKKMEGVGVYGDVFLG